A window of Candidatus Dormiibacterota bacterium genomic DNA:
CGGTGCACGGTGCGGACCTCCACGCGGGTGACCGCGCGCGAGGGCGAGGCGGGCGCCTTCCGCCTCACCCTGGCGAGCGGCGACAGCTCCGACACCGTCGAGGCGGCGGCGGTGATCCTCGCCACCGGCTTCGACCACTTCGACCCCGGGCGCGAGACCCAGATGTACGGCTACTACGAGTACGAGGACGTGCTCACCCTGCAGGACCTCGAGGCCCAGCTCAAGGAGCACAAGGTCGTCGTCCCGTCGACCGGGAAGCCGCCGGAGCAGCTCTGCTTCATCCAGTGCGTCGGCTCGCGCGACCGCCGGATCGGGAACACCTGGTGCTCCAAGGTCTGCTGCGGCATCGCCTCCAAGGAGGCGATCGAGGTCAAGCGGCTGGTGCCGTCGTGCAAGGTCTTCGTCTTCTACATCGACATGCGCATGTACGGCTTCTGGGAGGACCAGATCTACTGGAAGGCCCAGGAGGAGTACAAGGTCAACTTCATCCGCGGCATCGTCACCGAGGTGATCCGCCGCGGCGACAAGCTGATCGTCAAGGGCGAGGACACCACCATGGGCCGGCCGGTCGAGGCGCCGATGGACATGGTGGTCCTCAGCGTGGGGATGGAGCCGAGCAAGGGCACCATCGAGATGGCGAAGGTGCTCGACGTGCCCCGCGAGTCGCACGGGTTCATCGCCACCGTCGGCGCCCCCCTCGACACCGTCACCACCCCGGTGCCGGGGATCTTCGTCGCCGGCGCCGCCGCCGGTCCCAAGGACCTCGAGGACAGCGTGTCGATGGGCGGCCTGGCGGCGGCGAAGGCGGTGGCCCTGGTGCGGCGCCATGCCGCCGCGGCCCTGCCGGTCGCATGAACATGCCCGCGGGCGGCCAGGTCGTCGACACCCCGGCGGCGAGGGAGTTCCTCGACCGGGCCCTGGAGCGGATCAGCCGCGACGACTGCCGTGCGATCACCGCCGACTGCGCGCGCAAGGCCGCCGGCCTGCAGCGGCTGCTCGCCGCCGGCCGCTGCGCGACCCTGGGCGAGGCCGAGCTGCGCATCCTGCTGCGCGCCGTGTTCAGCACCCGCCGCCGCGCCGACGGGGTGATCGAGGCCGCGGGCGGCACCCGGGGGCTGGCGCAGCTGCTCGACGAGCTCGCCTGGGGCACCGCGCCGGTCGCGGAGCGGGTCGACGACTTCGTCCTGCGGCTTGCGCCGCTCGGCGACGGCGAGCTCGCCTGCGACCTCGCCGGCGAGGTCCTCCACCACGTCCATCCCGGGCGTCTCTGGCTGTTCTCGCGCTGGCTGTGGAGCCCGCGGCTGCGCACCGGCGCGCTCGGGCTGGTCACCACCGAGGCGGACCTCTCCGGCGACACCCCGGGCGCGACCTACCTCAAGCTCGGCCGCACCCTGGTGATGCTGCGGGCGAGCGCCGACGCCGGCGGCCTGCTCGGCCTCGGCGAGGAGCCCTGGGACCTCGACGTGCTGCTCGCCTGCGTCTACTGCGTGTACCTCTACACCATCACCCGGCTGCGCATGACCCAGGAGTTCAACAAGGTCATCCCGCCGCTGCCGGAGCTGGTCCGCCGCTTCCTCGGCGTCCACCGGCTCGAGCTCGAGGAGGCCTGACCATGGCGGTCGAACCCGGACGCATCCACGAGCACGAGCACTGGGTGCAGGACGGCGTCGACATCTCCGGGCACTGGAACCGGATGTTCGACCCGCGGACCATCGACGAGTACCCGCTCGACATCCTCGAGCGGATCACCGGCCTCCCCGGCGGCGAGTCGCTGGGCTGGTGCTACCAGTGCGGCAAGTGCACCGCGGTGTGCCCGGTCGATCACGTGGGCGACTACAGCCCGCGCAAGATCTTCCGCAAGGTGCAGCTGGGGATGAACCTCTTCGACGACCCCGACCTGTGGCTCTGCACCACCTGCATGAACTGCCTGCGGGTGTGTCCCAAGGGCGTGAACATGATCGAGATCATGCCCGCGGTGCGCGAGCAGGCGGTGCTCGAGGGGAACGTGCCCGCCGAGCTGCTCACCGCCTTCGAGAACACCATGCGCCACGGCAACCCGCTCGGCGAGCCCCAGCGGAAGCGCGCCGACTGGACGAGGGGCGCGGGGGTGCCGGTGCCGGTGATCAAGGGCCTCGGCCGCCGCGTCGACCTGCTCTGGTTCGTCGAGTGCTACCCCGCGTACCACCCCCGCGGCCGCGACGCCTCCCAGGCGCTGGCGAGGATCCTCACCGCGCTGGAGCTCGACTTCGCCATCCTCGGCGTCGAGGAGCGGTGCGTCGCCGACTCGCAGCGTCTCGCCGGCGAGACCGGCGTCTTCGAGGCGATGGCCGAGCACAACATCGGGGTGATGCGGAGATACGAGTTCGACCGCGTGCTGGTCACCGACCCCCACGCCTACAACGCGTTCCTCAAGGAGTATCCGAAGCTGGGCGGCAGCTTCGAGACCATCCACTACAGCCAGCTGCTCGCGCCGCTGATGGAGCGGCTGCCGATGCGGAACTCCCTGGGCCTGCGGGTCACCTTCCACGACCCCTGCTACCTGGGCCGCCACAACGGCGAGTACGACGCGCCCCGGCGCTGCCTGGAGTCGATCCCCGGGGTCGAGCTCACCGAGATGAAGCGCTGCCGCGCCAACGGCTACTGCTGCGGTGGCGGCGGCGGCGGGATGTGGCTGGACGGCACCAACAGCGAGCACATGAGCGAGCGGCTCTCGGAGCGGCGGGTGCGGGAGGCGGTGGAGACCGGGGCGGACGTGCTCGCGGTCTGCTGCCCCTTCGAGGTGTCGCGCTTCGAAGACGCGGTCAAGTCCACGGGGAACGCGGGCAGGCTGCGGGTCCTCGACATCGCCGAGCTGATCGACATGGCCATGACGAGCCAGAGCGAAGGAGAGTAGGCAGTGCACATCGTGGTGCCGATCAAGGAGGTCCCCGACCTCGTCGAGGAGCTGGAGGTCAACGCCGACGGCAGCGACCTCGACCGCGAGTACCTCAAGTACAAGATCAACGAGTGGGACGAGCAGGCGCTCGAGGAGGCGCTCTGCCTCAAGGACGAGGCCGGCGCCACCGTGACCGCCGTCGCCGTCGACACCGGTGACGTCGACGGCTACCTGTACACCGCGCTCGCCAAGGGCGCCGACCGGGCCATCAAGGTGACCGGCTCGTTCGCCCGGGGCGGCGACAACCACACCGTCGCGGCGGCGCTCGCCGGGGTGATCGGTGGCCTCGGCGCCGACCTGGTGCTCGGCGGCGTGCAGGCGCCCGACGACCTCGACGGCCAGCTCCCGGTGCTGCTGGCAGCGGCGCTGGGGCTGCCCTGCGTCAGCGTGGTCAGCGGCGTCAGCGTCGACGGCGGCACCGCCAGGGTGCGGCAGGAGTACTCCGGAGGCCTGATGGCCGAGCTCGACGTGACCCTGCCCGCGGTGATCGGGGTGCAGGCGGCCCGCCAGGCTCCCCGCTACGCGGCGGTGAGCAAGGTCCGCCAGCTGATGAAGCAGGTGACCCTCGAGGAGGTCGCCGCCCCGGCAGGAGGCGGCGAGGGCGGCGGGCTGCGCATCCGCCGGCTCTACCGCCCCGAGGCCGCAGGTCACGCCGAGATGATCGAGGGCAGCGCCGAGGAGCAGGCGCAGCGGATCTTCGACATCCTCGCCGAGCGCAAGCTCGTCCGGCGCTAGAGGGAGACCACACGATGGGTTCCACCGTCCTCGTCGTCGGCGAGCAGCTCGACGGCGTCCTCGCCGACATCACCTACGAGCTGGTCGCGCTCGCCCGCACGCTCGCCGACGGGGGCAGCGTGGTCGCCGCCGGTGGCGGGGCGGGCTTCGAGAGCGCCGCCGGCTCGATCGCGGCCGACCGGGTCTGCGTGCTCGGCGGCGCGCAGATGGCCGACTACACGCCCGAGGCCTACGGCGCCGCGATGGGGGCGCTGGCCACCGAGTGCGCCGCCGACCTGGTCCTCGCCGCCACCAGCGCGGTCGGGCTCGACACCGGCGCGGCGGTGGCCGCGGCGCTCGGCGTCCCGCTCGTCTCCTACGTGGTGGGTGCCACCCGCGAGGGCGGCGACCTGGTCACCACCAGCCAGCTCTACGGCGGCAAGCTGCTCGCCGAGGCCGAGGTCGCCGGTGGCCGGGCGGTGCTCACCGTCGTTCCCGGGTCGGTCTCGGGCGAGGCCGGGAAGGGCGCCGCGGGTGCGGTCGAGAGCGTCGCCGCGGCCGCGTCGCCGGGCCGGATGGCCTTCAGGGGGATGATCCGCCCCGAGGCCGGCGGCGTCGACATCACCAAGCAGGAGATCCTCGTCTCGGTGGGCCGGGGCATCGAGTCCCAGGAGAACATCGAGCTCGTCGAGGAGCTGGCCGAGGCCCTGGGCGGCACCGTCTCGGCATCCCGCCCGATCATCGACAGCGGCTGGATGCCCAAGGTGCGGCAGGTGGGCAAGTCCGGCCTCACGGTGAAGCCGAAGCTCTACCTCGCGGTGGGCATCAGCGGCGCTCCCGAGCACCTCCAGGGGATGAAGGACGCCGAGTTCATCGTCGCCATCAACACCGACCCCAATGCGCCCATCTTCGACGTCGCCGACTACGGCGTGTGCGGCGACCTCTTCGACGTGGTCCCGGCGCTCACCGAGTGCGCCAAGGCGAGCGCATAGGAGCCGGCATGCTGGCGGTGCAGGACACCCACCGGGAGGTCTTCGAGAACTTCGCCTCCTGGATGGCGACGCTCTTCTACACCATGGCCGCGGTGGCGGTGGCGGTGTTCCTGCTCGGCGTCGCGGTGCGGGTGCGGAAGTTCCTGCAGGGCAACGGCCGGGTGAGCGTCGACCACCCCCTGCGGCGGCTGCGGAACGCGGCCACGGTGGTGGCGACCAACTCCACCGTCGGCCGCCGCGACCGGCTCACTCACCTCGCCCACCTGGGGATCATGTGGGGCTTCATCGCCCTCTTCCTCGGCACCGTCATCGTCACCATCGACTACGACTTCGCGCGCAACATCAACCCCTCGCTGCGCTTCTGGAACGGCGGCTTCTATCTCGCCTTCAAGGTGGTTCTCGACACCCTGGGCGCCGCCTTCCTGCTCGGGCTGGGGGCGATGATGGTGCGCCGCTGGGTGATCACCCCCTGGCGGCTGCGCTACGACCGCGTCGACCGCGCGCCCGGCGAGTACGACCGCACCCCCTACCGGCGCGGCGACGTGCTCTTCGTCTCGCTGCTCTTCGCCATCGGGGTCACCGGCTTCCTCCTCGAGTCCTTCCGGCTCGCCGCCGACCGGCCCGACTCCGCGCCGTTCTCGCCGCTGGGCTCGACGATCGCGCGCGGCCTCGACGCCATCACCACCTCCCACACGGTGTGGATCAACTGGCACACCGGGATGTGGTTCACCCACGCGGTGCTGGCGCTCGGCTTCATCGCCTACATCCCCTACAGCAAGGCGGTGCACATCCTCGCCGACCCGATCAATCTCTTCCTCCGCGACCCGCTGGCGGCGCGGCGCCTCCAGCCCCTGCCCGAGCCGGAGCCGGTGCCCGCCGGCGCCGCCCCGGCGGCCGCGGGCACGGCGCCGGTGCTGGCCACGGTCGGGGTGCAGCGGGTCACCGACCTGAGCTGGAAGGACCTGCTCGCCCTCGACTCGTGCACCAAGTGCGGACGCTGCCACGAGGTCTGCCCGGCGCGGCTCGGCGGCGCCCCGCTCTCGCCGCGCGATCTGATCCTCGACCTGCGCGAGTACGCCGACCGCGAC
This region includes:
- a CDS encoding FAD-dependent oxidoreductase, whose protein sequence is MPSDTVVVIGGGPAGLTAARAAGELGASVILVEARERLGGTPISSNYAALTPDFRPAEEAMAEMVAAVEALPRCTVRTSTRVTAREGEAGAFRLTLASGDSSDTVEAAAVILATGFDHFDPGRETQMYGYYEYEDVLTLQDLEAQLKEHKVVVPSTGKPPEQLCFIQCVGSRDRRIGNTWCSKVCCGIASKEAIEVKRLVPSCKVFVFYIDMRMYGFWEDQIYWKAQEEYKVNFIRGIVTEVIRRGDKLIVKGEDTTMGRPVEAPMDMVVLSVGMEPSKGTIEMAKVLDVPRESHGFIATVGAPLDTVTTPVPGIFVAGAAAGPKDLEDSVSMGGLAAAKAVALVRRHAAAALPVA
- a CDS encoding (Fe-S)-binding protein, whose product is MAVEPGRIHEHEHWVQDGVDISGHWNRMFDPRTIDEYPLDILERITGLPGGESLGWCYQCGKCTAVCPVDHVGDYSPRKIFRKVQLGMNLFDDPDLWLCTTCMNCLRVCPKGVNMIEIMPAVREQAVLEGNVPAELLTAFENTMRHGNPLGEPQRKRADWTRGAGVPVPVIKGLGRRVDLLWFVECYPAYHPRGRDASQALARILTALELDFAILGVEERCVADSQRLAGETGVFEAMAEHNIGVMRRYEFDRVLVTDPHAYNAFLKEYPKLGGSFETIHYSQLLAPLMERLPMRNSLGLRVTFHDPCYLGRHNGEYDAPRRCLESIPGVELTEMKRCRANGYCCGGGGGGMWLDGTNSEHMSERLSERRVREAVETGADVLAVCCPFEVSRFEDAVKSTGNAGRLRVLDIAELIDMAMTSQSEGE
- a CDS encoding electron transfer flavoprotein subunit beta/FixA family protein — its product is MHIVVPIKEVPDLVEELEVNADGSDLDREYLKYKINEWDEQALEEALCLKDEAGATVTAVAVDTGDVDGYLYTALAKGADRAIKVTGSFARGGDNHTVAAALAGVIGGLGADLVLGGVQAPDDLDGQLPVLLAAALGLPCVSVVSGVSVDGGTARVRQEYSGGLMAELDVTLPAVIGVQAARQAPRYAAVSKVRQLMKQVTLEEVAAPAGGGEGGGLRIRRLYRPEAAGHAEMIEGSAEEQAQRIFDILAERKLVRR
- a CDS encoding electron transfer flavoprotein subunit alpha/FixB family protein, which codes for MGSTVLVVGEQLDGVLADITYELVALARTLADGGSVVAAGGGAGFESAAGSIAADRVCVLGGAQMADYTPEAYGAAMGALATECAADLVLAATSAVGLDTGAAVAAALGVPLVSYVVGATREGGDLVTTSQLYGGKLLAEAEVAGGRAVLTVVPGSVSGEAGKGAAGAVESVAAAASPGRMAFRGMIRPEAGGVDITKQEILVSVGRGIESQENIELVEELAEALGGTVSASRPIIDSGWMPKVRQVGKSGLTVKPKLYLAVGISGAPEHLQGMKDAEFIVAINTDPNAPIFDVADYGVCGDLFDVVPALTECAKASA